A single region of the Austwickia chelonae genome encodes:
- the ahpF gene encoding alkyl hydroperoxide reductase subunit F, with protein sequence MLDKDLQDQLKTYLEMVKEPIELVATLGEGPKSADLRAMLEEIAALSDKVTARYDGTDLRHPSFDIVRAGTDIKVTFAGLPLGHEFTSLVLALLHVGGHTIKEDADTIAAIESLEGTYEFTTYMSLECQNCPAVVQALNTMAVLNPNIRHTAVEGSLFQDEVTEKNILAVPAIYLNGELFGQGRMDAAQIVAKLDSGAAERAAAKLNEKEPFEVLVVGGGPAGASAAVYTARKGIRTGLVAERFGGQVLDTMAIENFVSVPYTEGPTFAANLEQHVTQYEVDLVKGPVATKLIPASETGGLHTVEFGTGALKAKTVVLATGARWRHMGVPGEEEYRNKGVTFCPHCDGPLFKGKRIAVIGGGNSGIEAAIDLAGVVGHVTVIEFLDVLRADEVLVEKLKSLPNVDIIMSARTTEVLGDGTQVTGLTYEDRTTGETRTLDLQGIFVQIGLLPNTEWLKDAVELSERGEIVTDVRGATNVPGIFGAGDCTTVPYKQILIAEGTGATAALSAFDHLIRTSSPAAQS encoded by the coding sequence ATGCTGGACAAGGACCTGCAGGATCAACTGAAGACCTACCTGGAGATGGTGAAAGAGCCCATCGAACTGGTCGCCACACTCGGCGAAGGACCCAAGTCGGCGGACCTACGCGCCATGCTCGAGGAGATCGCTGCGCTCTCCGACAAGGTCACTGCTCGGTACGACGGCACCGACCTGCGCCACCCCAGCTTCGACATCGTCCGTGCCGGAACGGACATCAAGGTGACCTTCGCAGGCCTTCCGCTGGGGCACGAGTTCACCTCCCTGGTGCTGGCCCTGCTGCACGTTGGCGGCCACACCATCAAAGAGGACGCGGACACCATCGCTGCCATCGAATCCCTCGAAGGCACCTACGAGTTCACGACCTACATGTCCCTCGAGTGCCAGAACTGCCCGGCCGTGGTCCAGGCATTGAACACGATGGCCGTGCTCAACCCCAACATCCGGCACACCGCCGTCGAGGGGTCGCTCTTCCAGGACGAGGTCACCGAGAAGAACATCCTCGCCGTGCCCGCGATCTACCTCAACGGCGAACTCTTCGGCCAGGGGCGCATGGACGCCGCTCAGATCGTCGCCAAGCTCGACTCCGGTGCTGCTGAACGAGCCGCCGCCAAACTCAACGAGAAGGAGCCCTTCGAGGTCCTCGTCGTCGGAGGTGGCCCTGCCGGAGCTTCGGCCGCGGTGTACACCGCGCGCAAGGGCATCCGTACCGGACTCGTCGCCGAACGTTTCGGCGGACAGGTCCTGGACACGATGGCGATCGAGAACTTCGTCTCGGTGCCCTACACCGAAGGGCCCACTTTCGCAGCCAACCTCGAACAGCACGTCACCCAGTACGAGGTCGACCTCGTCAAGGGGCCAGTTGCGACGAAGCTGATCCCCGCCAGTGAGACCGGCGGTCTGCACACCGTCGAATTCGGCACCGGCGCCTTGAAAGCCAAGACCGTTGTCCTGGCCACCGGCGCACGCTGGCGTCACATGGGCGTCCCCGGCGAAGAGGAGTACCGCAACAAGGGCGTCACCTTCTGCCCGCACTGCGACGGCCCCCTGTTCAAGGGCAAGCGGATCGCTGTCATCGGCGGGGGCAACTCCGGGATCGAAGCTGCTATCGACCTGGCCGGAGTCGTCGGCCATGTCACCGTCATCGAGTTCCTCGACGTTCTGCGCGCCGATGAAGTGCTGGTCGAGAAGCTCAAGAGCCTGCCCAATGTCGACATCATCATGAGCGCCCGGACGACCGAGGTCCTGGGCGACGGCACCCAGGTCACCGGACTCACCTACGAGGACCGCACGACCGGGGAGACCCGCACCCTGGACCTGCAGGGCATCTTCGTGCAGATCGGCCTGCTCCCCAACACCGAATGGCTCAAGGACGCTGTGGAACTGTCCGAGCGTGGTGAGATCGTCACCGACGTCCGTGGCGCGACCAATGTTCCTGGAATCTTCGGCGCAGGTGACTGCACCACCGTCCCGTACAAGCAGATTCTCATCGCGGAGGGGACCGGAGCCACCGCCGCCTTGTCGGCCTTCGACCACCTCATCCGCACGAGCTCACCTGCCGCTCAGAGCTGA
- the ahpC gene encoding alkyl hydroperoxide reductase subunit C: MSLMNTQILPFKTTAYKAGEFVEVSDADVKGKWAIFFFYPADFTFVCPTELGDLADHYEELQKLGVEVYSVSTDTHFVHKAWADTTETIGKIKYYMLGDANGEITNNFQNMRPGAGLADRATFLVDPEGIIQYIETTAEGIGREADALMRKVKAAQYVAAHPGEVCPAKWQEGETTLKPSIDLVGKI; this comes from the coding sequence ATGTCGCTCATGAACACCCAGATCCTGCCGTTCAAGACCACTGCCTACAAGGCCGGTGAATTCGTCGAGGTCTCCGACGCCGACGTCAAGGGCAAGTGGGCCATCTTCTTCTTCTACCCGGCCGACTTCACCTTCGTCTGCCCCACCGAGCTGGGCGACCTGGCCGACCACTACGAAGAGCTGCAGAAGCTCGGCGTCGAGGTCTACTCGGTCTCCACCGACACCCACTTCGTGCACAAGGCGTGGGCCGACACCACCGAGACCATCGGCAAGATCAAGTACTACATGCTCGGTGACGCCAACGGTGAGATCACCAACAACTTCCAGAACATGCGCCCGGGCGCAGGCCTGGCCGACCGCGCCACCTTCCTGGTCGACCCCGAGGGCATCATCCAGTACATCGAGACCACCGCCGAGGGCATCGGTCGCGAGGCCGACGCGCTCATGCGCAAGGTCAAGGCCGCCCAGTACGTCGCCGCACACCCGGGCGAGGTCTGCCCGGCCAAGTGGCAGGAGGGTGAGACCACCCTCAAGCCCTCGATCGACCTCGTCGGCAAGATCTGA
- the dapE gene encoding succinyl-diaminopimelate desuccinylase, translated as MTDLDLEVDVVDLTAAICDIASVSGQEGPLADAVEVALRKYDHLVVTRSGNVVVARTEAGRAERVILAGHLDTVPLTDPPNLPTRICADEEGAPQMWGRGTVDMKGGVAVQLRVAATLIEPNRDVTYIFYDCEEVESERNGLRRMALTHPDLLKADFAVLLEPTCAEVEGGCKGTLRVRLTASGVAAHSGRPWTGENAVHKLAPALSFLSSYEARTVEVDGLIYREGLSAVGISGGSGNNVIPDEASLLVNYRFAPDLSGEQAVAHLRECFPEYALDVVDLAEGARPGLDRPVAQAFVEALGVRVSAKQGWTDVARFSALGVPAVNFGPGDPLLAHKDDERVPLSQLRTAESSLVRWLGGDQEG; from the coding sequence ATGACAGATCTGGATCTTGAAGTCGATGTGGTGGATCTGACCGCTGCGATCTGCGATATCGCTTCTGTCAGTGGCCAGGAGGGGCCTTTGGCGGATGCGGTGGAGGTGGCACTGCGCAAGTACGACCATCTTGTGGTGACCCGGTCGGGGAATGTGGTGGTGGCGCGCACGGAGGCAGGGCGGGCAGAACGGGTGATCTTGGCAGGACATCTGGACACGGTGCCCTTGACCGATCCGCCCAATCTGCCGACCCGGATCTGTGCGGATGAGGAGGGCGCCCCGCAGATGTGGGGCCGGGGGACCGTCGACATGAAGGGCGGGGTCGCGGTGCAGCTGCGTGTGGCCGCTACGCTCATCGAGCCGAATCGGGATGTCACTTATATCTTCTACGACTGTGAGGAAGTGGAGTCGGAGCGGAACGGCTTGAGGAGAATGGCGCTGACGCACCCGGATCTGTTGAAGGCAGATTTTGCAGTGTTGTTGGAGCCGACGTGTGCCGAGGTCGAAGGTGGGTGCAAGGGAACGCTTCGGGTGCGGCTGACCGCTTCGGGAGTCGCTGCGCACTCGGGGCGCCCATGGACGGGGGAGAACGCGGTGCACAAGTTGGCTCCGGCGTTGTCCTTCCTGTCGTCCTACGAGGCCCGGACGGTGGAGGTGGACGGTCTGATCTATCGGGAGGGGCTGTCTGCGGTGGGTATTTCCGGCGGCTCGGGGAACAATGTGATTCCCGATGAGGCGTCTTTGTTGGTGAATTACCGTTTCGCGCCCGATCTGTCGGGAGAGCAAGCGGTGGCCCACCTTCGGGAGTGTTTCCCGGAGTATGCCTTGGACGTGGTCGACTTGGCCGAGGGTGCTCGCCCTGGGCTGGATCGTCCGGTGGCGCAGGCTTTCGTGGAGGCCCTGGGAGTGCGGGTCTCGGCGAAGCAGGGGTGGACGGACGTCGCGCGGTTCTCGGCGCTGGGGGTTCCTGCGGTGAACTTCGGTCCGGGCGATCCGCTGTTGGCTCATAAGGATGATGAGCGAGTTCCGCTGTCCCAGTTGAGAACTGCTGAATCCTCCTTGGTTCGCTGGTTGGGTGGGGATCAGGAGGGGTGA
- the dapD gene encoding 2,3,4,5-tetrahydropyridine-2,6-dicarboxylate N-succinyltransferase — protein MTTQRAAWGWGLATTTESGTILDTWYPAPELGEAPEDSPHAAPVELAALEKTDPRRGVHTTVVQTRIDLDTPPADTSDAYLRLHLISHRLVEPNSINLEGIFGKLPNVVWTSAGPCSPEGFETTRARLRADGPVAVYGVDKFPRMVDYVLPTGVRIADADRVRLGAYLAEGTTVMHEGFINFNAGTLGHSMVEGRISQGVVVEDGSDIGGGASTMGTLSGGGTQRVRIGKRCLLGAESGLGIALGDDCVVEAGLYVTAGTKVTLSDGRIVKARELSGQSGLLFIRNSVSGTVEVRSRNGHGIQLNSALHAND, from the coding sequence ATGACTACGCAGCGCGCCGCGTGGGGCTGGGGCCTCGCGACCACTACAGAATCAGGCACGATCCTCGACACCTGGTACCCCGCACCCGAGCTCGGTGAAGCACCCGAGGACAGCCCTCACGCTGCACCGGTAGAACTCGCCGCCCTGGAGAAGACCGACCCCCGACGCGGGGTGCACACCACCGTCGTTCAGACCCGTATCGACCTGGACACACCCCCGGCCGACACCTCCGACGCCTACTTGCGGCTGCACCTCATCTCCCACCGCTTGGTCGAGCCGAACAGCATCAACCTGGAGGGTATTTTCGGAAAACTTCCGAATGTCGTCTGGACCTCGGCCGGCCCCTGCTCCCCCGAGGGCTTCGAGACGACCCGCGCTCGGCTGCGCGCCGACGGGCCGGTAGCCGTCTACGGTGTCGACAAATTCCCCCGCATGGTCGACTACGTACTACCCACCGGGGTCCGCATCGCCGATGCCGACCGGGTCCGCCTGGGCGCTTACCTCGCCGAAGGCACGACCGTCATGCATGAAGGCTTCATCAACTTCAACGCAGGCACTCTCGGGCATTCCATGGTCGAAGGTCGCATCAGCCAAGGCGTAGTCGTCGAGGACGGCTCCGACATCGGTGGCGGCGCCTCCACCATGGGCACACTCTCCGGCGGAGGAACCCAACGCGTCCGCATCGGGAAACGTTGCCTGCTGGGCGCTGAATCAGGGTTGGGTATCGCACTGGGCGACGACTGCGTCGTCGAAGCCGGTCTCTACGTGACCGCAGGCACGAAGGTCACCTTGTCCGACGGTCGCATCGTCAAAGCCCGTGAGCTCTCCGGCCAGTCCGGGCTGTTGTTCATCCGCAATTCCGTCTCCGGCACCGTGGAGGTCCGTTCCCGGAATGGTCACGGCATCCAGCTGAACTCCGCACTACATGCGAACGACTGA
- the dapC gene encoding succinyldiaminopimelate transaminase: protein MGGLSPAQRFGLPDFPWDTLAPAKRQASAHPEGIVDLSMGTPVDPTPEVIRRALAEAADAHGYPQTHGTAALRAAVVEWFERRRGVAGLDPAGVLPTIGSKEMVAWLPTLLGLGPGDAVAFPSIAYPTYDVGARLAGATPFPFDGVAELGPAEAADAPSLIWVNSPGNPTGKVTGVEELAEMVAWARRRGAVVVGDECYAELDWREDLPDAVVGAPTAVPSLLDPRVCGGDHTGLLVCYSLSKQSNLGGYRAAFVAGDRALVAGLLEVRRHSGMMMPSPVQEAMRVALSDDTHVAEQRERYALRRSVLLPALLEAGFEIEASEAGLYFWVTRGEDCWKTVDFLAGMGVLAAPGSFYGAGGSQHVRIALTATDERIAAAASRLVGSVRT from the coding sequence TTGGGTGGTCTCTCGCCCGCTCAGCGCTTCGGTCTACCTGATTTCCCGTGGGACACGCTTGCTCCTGCCAAACGGCAGGCGTCAGCGCACCCTGAGGGCATCGTCGACCTGTCGATGGGAACCCCGGTCGACCCCACTCCGGAGGTGATCCGGAGGGCTCTGGCCGAGGCTGCTGACGCGCACGGGTATCCACAGACGCATGGCACTGCTGCCTTGCGGGCAGCGGTCGTGGAATGGTTCGAGCGGCGCCGGGGGGTGGCTGGGCTCGATCCGGCAGGTGTGCTGCCCACGATCGGGAGCAAGGAGATGGTGGCCTGGCTGCCGACGCTGCTGGGGCTCGGACCTGGTGATGCTGTCGCCTTCCCGTCGATTGCTTATCCGACCTATGACGTGGGTGCCCGTTTGGCCGGGGCGACGCCTTTCCCTTTCGACGGGGTCGCTGAGCTCGGGCCGGCAGAGGCTGCTGACGCTCCCTCGTTGATCTGGGTGAACAGCCCGGGTAATCCCACTGGAAAAGTGACCGGTGTCGAAGAGCTGGCTGAGATGGTGGCCTGGGCTCGGCGTCGGGGTGCAGTCGTGGTCGGCGATGAGTGTTACGCCGAGCTCGACTGGAGGGAAGACCTGCCTGATGCGGTCGTGGGTGCGCCGACGGCGGTGCCGAGCCTGCTCGACCCTCGGGTCTGCGGCGGTGACCACACCGGGCTGTTGGTGTGCTATTCGCTGAGCAAACAAAGCAACTTGGGTGGTTATCGGGCTGCTTTTGTCGCTGGCGACCGAGCTCTGGTCGCAGGACTGCTGGAGGTGCGCCGTCACTCAGGGATGATGATGCCTTCTCCGGTCCAGGAAGCGATGCGGGTCGCCTTGTCCGATGACACCCATGTGGCTGAGCAGCGGGAACGCTATGCGTTGCGTCGTTCGGTGCTTCTACCTGCTCTGCTCGAAGCGGGTTTCGAGATCGAGGCTTCCGAAGCCGGGCTGTACTTCTGGGTCACGCGTGGCGAGGACTGCTGGAAGACGGTGGACTTTCTCGCCGGGATGGGCGTCTTGGCAGCGCCGGGGTCCTTCTACGGTGCAGGTGGGTCGCAGCATGTGCGGATCGCCCTGACGGCTACCGACGAGCGGATCGCTGCTGCGGCTTCTCGACTCGTCGGCTCCGTCAGGACTTGA
- the fdxA gene encoding ferredoxin, which translates to MTYVIAQPCVDIKDKACIEECPVDCIYEGERSLYIHPDECVDCGACEPVCPTEAIFYEDDVPDEWTDYTGANAEFFDDLGSPGGAAKLGKIGKDHPLISALPPQGE; encoded by the coding sequence ATGACGTACGTCATCGCTCAGCCTTGCGTCGATATCAAGGACAAGGCTTGCATCGAGGAATGTCCCGTCGACTGCATCTACGAGGGCGAACGTTCGCTGTATATCCACCCGGACGAATGCGTGGACTGCGGGGCCTGTGAACCCGTATGCCCGACCGAAGCGATCTTCTACGAGGACGACGTCCCGGACGAGTGGACCGACTACACCGGTGCGAACGCCGAGTTCTTCGACGACCTCGGCAGCCCTGGTGGTGCGGCTAAGCTCGGAAAGATCGGCAAGGACCACCCGCTGATCTCGGCTCTGCCCCCTCAGGGCGAGTGA
- a CDS encoding VanW family protein codes for MTEGRRPSPDAQEPLPEREAVGGPAQTPVAANTPVETPSAGTARITPDPSEMTKGGRPRFPARGPVAFFTERRLRPREDGQEDPLRPWMKVVAWVSIAVAALSAAYVLLAWYAGRDVPDRVSAGGIEIGGLDPESARQRIESASPRWERRPLSVRLADQTVMLSPRQSGVRIDSIATVSQVTGLQLNPTTVWRRLRGGFDVPVRSSVDQAVLRTALASAAAQVERPVKEGSVTFPAAAVVADRPVAGRTVDFAATARAVEERWPQAPAVRGVVQEQAPRVPVEVFDQAVEAVARKAVAGPVEVVAAGGTVTVQPVQFAPALSMAEEGGALSLKVGEKEIVDILRSVGPALERPPVNATVRVDGLRPVVVPERAGSQIEGLSAVAEITKALTGSPRRAEVKSVPLAPTLTAGEVSGYRISSEIGRASVRFSADTESGKLANAGQAVKLLDGTVLAPGKPFSFNATVGARTADRGFVATAGTLPGIGKQDDGGVGQVASAVHEAAFRAGLLMGPRTAFSSYVPGLSAGLDARVGSDGPDVSFSADAAGGVLVTARTSGTSVDVVLWGPPDTETTVTALRPTKVTRPEAVRDRSAGCRARALQPGFDITVRRVLMVQGREERRDEIFTRYAPVPAVTCG; via the coding sequence ATGACTGAAGGCCGTCGACCCAGCCCCGACGCCCAGGAGCCACTGCCTGAGCGGGAAGCGGTCGGCGGCCCCGCACAGACGCCTGTGGCCGCGAACACCCCGGTCGAGACGCCAAGCGCCGGCACAGCTCGAATCACCCCGGACCCGTCAGAGATGACGAAGGGAGGCCGACCACGTTTTCCTGCTCGGGGTCCGGTCGCTTTCTTCACCGAACGACGGCTCCGCCCCCGTGAGGACGGACAGGAGGACCCGCTGAGGCCATGGATGAAAGTAGTGGCCTGGGTCTCCATCGCTGTAGCAGCCCTGAGCGCCGCCTACGTACTGCTGGCCTGGTATGCCGGACGTGATGTGCCGGACCGGGTCTCCGCAGGAGGCATCGAGATCGGAGGCCTGGACCCGGAGAGTGCTCGGCAACGGATCGAGAGCGCATCCCCCCGATGGGAGCGTCGGCCGTTGAGCGTACGGCTGGCGGACCAGACGGTGATGCTTTCACCGCGGCAGTCCGGCGTCCGTATCGACAGCATCGCGACGGTTTCTCAGGTCACCGGACTTCAGCTGAATCCCACGACCGTATGGCGACGACTGCGGGGCGGCTTCGACGTCCCGGTGCGTTCAAGCGTCGATCAAGCGGTGCTGCGAACTGCTTTGGCCTCGGCCGCAGCCCAGGTGGAACGGCCGGTGAAGGAAGGATCGGTGACCTTTCCTGCCGCCGCAGTCGTCGCTGATCGTCCGGTGGCGGGACGAACGGTGGATTTCGCGGCGACGGCGCGCGCGGTAGAGGAACGGTGGCCGCAGGCCCCTGCGGTGCGTGGAGTGGTGCAGGAGCAGGCGCCCCGGGTGCCGGTGGAGGTGTTCGACCAGGCGGTGGAGGCGGTGGCGCGTAAGGCTGTGGCCGGGCCGGTGGAGGTGGTGGCTGCGGGGGGAACGGTCACGGTGCAACCGGTGCAGTTCGCACCGGCGTTGAGCATGGCCGAGGAGGGCGGTGCGCTGTCCTTGAAGGTGGGGGAAAAGGAGATCGTGGATATTCTGCGGTCGGTCGGTCCGGCTCTGGAACGTCCGCCGGTGAATGCGACGGTCCGGGTGGATGGGCTACGTCCCGTGGTGGTGCCGGAACGGGCGGGTTCGCAGATCGAGGGTCTTTCCGCGGTGGCCGAGATCACGAAGGCGTTGACGGGGTCGCCGCGTCGAGCCGAGGTGAAGTCGGTGCCCTTGGCTCCCACGTTGACCGCGGGGGAGGTCTCCGGTTATCGGATTTCTTCGGAGATCGGCCGGGCATCGGTGCGTTTCTCCGCTGATACGGAGAGCGGGAAGCTGGCCAATGCGGGGCAGGCCGTGAAGTTGTTGGACGGTACGGTACTCGCTCCGGGCAAGCCGTTCTCGTTCAATGCGACGGTGGGCGCTCGGACAGCAGATCGAGGTTTTGTCGCGACGGCCGGGACGCTTCCGGGCATCGGCAAACAGGACGACGGTGGAGTCGGGCAGGTGGCTTCGGCGGTCCACGAGGCGGCTTTTCGCGCGGGGTTGCTGATGGGACCGCGGACGGCGTTCTCCTCCTATGTGCCGGGGCTGTCCGCTGGTTTGGACGCCAGGGTCGGCTCGGACGGCCCGGACGTCTCGTTCTCCGCGGACGCGGCGGGCGGCGTGTTGGTCACCGCTCGGACGAGTGGAACCTCGGTCGATGTCGTCTTATGGGGTCCTCCGGACACCGAGACGACGGTGACGGCATTACGGCCGACGAAGGTGACGCGGCCGGAGGCTGTCCGGGACCGTTCTGCGGGATGCCGGGCGAGGGCTCTACAGCCCGGTTTCGACATCACGGTGCGGCGGGTGCTGATGGTGCAGGGGCGGGAGGAACGTCGTGACGAGATCTTCACGCGTTATGCGCCGGTGCCTGCGGTGACCTGCGGCTGA
- a CDS encoding flavin reductase family protein has translation MNGAGLMPGPSGVQPPIESSDGPAFVDVGLFRRVFGRFATGVTVVTTRCAGHEHAITANSVTSVSLEPLQILVCVHQDSRFHDAILSSGVWGVSVLADHSRAVADWLASPGRPLAGQLDRIPHHAGESTGVPLLTNALAHLECRTTATHPAGDHTIVVGEVVSLSAPDDPDEALVFYRGEYRSLR, from the coding sequence ATGAACGGTGCTGGTCTGATGCCAGGACCCAGCGGCGTCCAGCCACCGATCGAGAGCAGCGACGGTCCTGCTTTCGTCGATGTCGGTCTTTTCCGACGTGTCTTCGGTCGCTTCGCCACGGGCGTCACCGTCGTCACCACCCGATGCGCTGGTCACGAGCACGCGATCACGGCGAATTCGGTGACCTCGGTGTCCTTGGAACCCTTGCAGATCTTGGTGTGTGTGCATCAGGACTCGCGGTTCCACGACGCCATCCTTTCCTCCGGGGTGTGGGGGGTCAGCGTGCTGGCCGATCACTCCCGGGCAGTAGCCGACTGGTTGGCTTCTCCCGGGAGGCCTTTGGCCGGGCAACTCGACCGGATCCCGCACCACGCGGGGGAGTCCACCGGGGTTCCTCTGCTGACGAACGCCCTGGCCCATCTGGAGTGCCGAACCACCGCGACCCATCCGGCCGGGGACCACACCATCGTGGTGGGCGAGGTCGTTTCCCTGTCCGCTCCGGACGATCCGGATGAGGCACTGGTCTTCTATCGCGGGGAATATCGGAGCTTGAGATGA